The Pyrus communis chromosome 9, drPyrComm1.1, whole genome shotgun sequence genome has a segment encoding these proteins:
- the LOC137745457 gene encoding protein neprosin-like, whose protein sequence is MKVSLFVGRNVGAKLKGRSSTRKDGNSRDGQSGGSASAICSYSKIFPIIPSLVRFLLLASSVYLAAANQALKQEQESNKLKIIAAGLNKINKPALKTFQSRDGDLIDCVLSHHQPAFDHPQLKVQKPLDPPERPKGRNPPRMAAETYQLWSMSGNVCPEGTVAIRRTREEDMMRASCVERYGRKLTGQVRSETSNNGHEYAVGYVSRDQYYGAEASINVWAPEVVIQHEHSLSQMWLTSGSFDGDLNTIEAGWQVSPGLYGDNHSRLFTYWTTDAYQTTGCYNLLCPGFVHTNRRFALGAAISPTSSYNGDQFDLSLLIWKDPRHGNWWLEFGDGVLLGYWPSFLFTHLQDYASMVQFGGEVVNSRPSGSHTATQMGSGYFAGEGFGRASYFRDLLVVNWDNNLIPLPNLTFLADHRNCYDIQGGNNNSSGYYFYYGGPGRNERCP, encoded by the exons ATGAAGGTCAGCTTATTTGTTGGCCGAAATGTAGGTGCAAAGCTGAAGGGCCGAAGCTCAACACGGAAGGATGGGAATAGCCGAGATGGTCAGAGTGGTGGCAGTGCATCCGCCATTTGTAGCTACTCCAAGATTTTCCCCATCATTCCCAGTCTCGTTCGCTTCCTTCTTCTTGCTTCCTCGGTTTATCTGGCGGCCGCCAATCAGGCGTTGAAGCAGGAGCAAGAATCGAACAAGTTGAAGATTATAGCAGCTGGTCTTAACAAGATCAACAAGCCTGCTCTCAAGACATTTCAG AGTCGGGATGGCGATCTTATAGACTGTGTTCTCTCTCATCATCAACCTGCTTTTGATCATCCCCAGTTAAAAGTACAGAAGCCATTG GATCCGCCAGAGAGACCGAAAGGCCGAAACCCTCCACGAATGGCGGCTGAAACTTACCAGCTGTGGAGCATGTCGGGAAATGTCTGCCCGGAAGGAACAGTTGCAATAAGAAGAACAAGAGAGGAGGATATGATGAGAGCCAGCTGCGTTGAAAGATACGGAAGAAAACTAACGGGGCAAGTCAGAAGCGAGACATCCAACAATGGCCACGAG TATGCAGTTGGGTATGTGAGTCGGGATCAATACTATGGAGCCGAAGCTAGCATCAACGTATGGGCCCCCGAAGTTGTTATTCAGCATGAACACAGCTTGTCTCAAATGTGGCTCACCTCTGGTTCATTTGATGGTGATCTCAACACCATTGAAGCTGGTTGGCAG GTCAGTCCAGGGCTATATGGGGACAACCATTCTAGATTATTTACTTATTGGACT ACCGATGCATATCAGACAACGGGATGCTACAATTTACTGTGTCCGGGCTTTGTTCATACCAATAGAAGATTTGCCCTTGGAGCTGCAATTTCTCCAACTTCTTCCTACAACGGTGACCAATTTGATCTTAGCTTATTAATTTGGAAG GATCCAAGGCATGGAAATTGGTGGCTGGAATTTGGGGACGGAGTACTACTTGGATACTGGCCATCATTCTTGTTCACTCACCTTCAAGACTACGCAAGCATGGTACAATTTGGTGGAGAAGTTGTGAACTCGAGGCCTTCAGGCTCCCACACAGCCACACAGATGGGCAGTGGGTACTTTGCAGGTGAAGGGTTTGGAAGAGCTTCGTATTTTCGAGACCTGCTGGTTGTGAATTGGGATAATAACCTAATCCCATTACCCAACCTTACATTTTTGGCAGATCATCGAAATTGTTATGACATTCAAGGAGGGAATAACAATTCTTCGGGGTATTACTTTTACTATGGAGGTCCTGGAAGAAATGAGAGGTGTCCCTAA